The Primulina huaijiensis isolate GDHJ02 chromosome 6, ASM1229523v2, whole genome shotgun sequence genomic sequence TCTTTAtccgaaagcgaaatgagaaaaatgaaatagtaagatataaagttcgacttgttgcacaaggtttttctcaaaggcctggaattgattatgaagaaacataTTCTCCTGTTATGGATACGATTACGTTTCcgtatttgattattttggaggtatctgaaaatttaaaaatgcgtCTAATGGATGTTGTCACAGCTTACTTATACGGATCACTCGATAGTAATANggaaagatcattatatgggttaaagcaatccgaacgaatgtggtataatcgacTAAGTGAACAAttaatgaaaaagggatatgtaaacaattcaatatgcccttgcgttttcattaagaaaacaacatctgGATGTGTAATTATTgctatatatgttgatgatttaaacatcattggaacgaataaggaaattcaagaactTGTGtcgtacttgaaggaagaatttgaaatgaatgaccttggaaaaacaaagtattgtctgggtttgcaaattgaacaaaaataatGTGCAATAATTTTTCACcagtcaaattatacagaaaaggcccttaaacgttttaatatggataaatcaaatcctttaagtactccaatggttgttagatcattaaacatagaaaatgatctattccgtccatgtgaagatgataaaGTTATTCTTgatccagaagtaccatatctaagtgctattggtgcccttatgtatcttgcaaATTGCACAaaacctgatatatcttttgctgtaaatttattggcaagatttaatTCATATCTAACAAaaagacactggaacggaattaaacatatattccgttatctacgaggaacgacagatttgagacttttgtattcaaaagataccaatcaaagcataattggttatgctgatgctgggtatttatctgatccacacaaggcacgttctcaaacCGGATATGTATTTAATCGTGGAGGTACTGCattttcttggcgttcacagaaacaaacaatcgtaacaacttcatcaaatcacgccgagattattgcactacatgaagcaagccgtgaatgtgtgtggctaaaatcaatgaccgaaTATATCCAAACCTCACGCGGATTATCATTCAACAAGAAGCCTGTgacactatatgaagataatgatgcatgtgttgctcaaatgaaagaatgatACATAAAAAGTGACAGAACTAAATACATTccccctaagttcttcgcatttaCCCatgagcttgagaagaataaagatattgatattcgttatattcaatcaagtaaaaactcatcatatctcttcacaaaggcacttcccaCAACattattcagaaagcatatatataacattgggatgcgcaatctacgaaatttgtgaagaatcggTCGTGTTAACATGAGGAAGAGTTTACATGACTGtattctttttcccttactatggtttttatcccaattggttttCCCAGTGAGGTTTTTAACGAGTCAGTATAAAACACGTAATAAAGATaatcattgtatcatgatcatcatcacaagagggagtgttgaaaaatcaTAGttagaatatttgaatgttgaaaataagagttgtaaacaTTGAAAATTAGTCTGTGATGATGTTTgtaataatgtatttatttttagattatttccaaagaaattctataaacagGTCTCTCAATGTGTGAAAAAAATACACAATTGAGtagataagttttttttataaaatatataattaaatatattgattgtTTGAGACTTTTACTTTTTACTCTAAATTTTTACAtttaacaatatatttattatcataTCCATGTTAAATTTTTGAGGCGGcttaaattttcctttttcctgaTTTTCTCTCGTGTGAGGTGTCGTCCTCTGCTGCTCTGTGTTGAATTTCTCAATTCACACTCCAATTCCATTCTTCTTCTCTTCTATTATCCTCCGCACCGCGATCATATAAAATATCGAGAAATTTGTTCTAATTTCGGAAACTATACCGTGCTACGCTGAGATTTTAGATGTGCGAACTGTAGCAATCAATGGTGACGATGTTGCAGAAGCATAACCCGAATCCTAATCCGAATCCGAATCCGAATCCGACTATTAGGTCCCCGAACAATCACATTCTGGAAAATGATCTCGCCAGGATTCGTTTGTCTGACCTTTTGGCGTATGATGGGGCTCCTGTGGGGCCTTACTTGCGGGCCGTCGACGCCTTGTCCGCTTCCCTTGGCAGGATGAACGCCGCTGTTATTGTACTGGGATCAGATGATGCTGCCTTGATCCGCTGCGTTATCGAGTCTTCACGTTTCTATTTTCGGACGAGGGTCCAAACTGGGAAGGGCGCTCGAGGGGTTTATACCTATAGGGCTGGAAGGTAATGAGATagatgtttttcttttattcattttttttttcaatttgctTTTTCATAATCCTATCAGTTAGTATACTTGTTGGTCATGGGTACTTGCTGTTCTGGTTAAATTAAGGGAATTTATAAGGCTCTGTTGGAGATTCTCAGGAGCTCAAAATTTTGGAACGATCACCAATGTAATCACTTGGGTTTTACTTTGGGTTAATCTTCCTGGCTTGAGTGATAAGGCATCATAGAGATTTATGTCAATAAGCGCTTGAATTTGCTACAATTGTGAGATTACACTTCACCCTATATGAAAGGAGGAAGTTATAACCATTGATCAAGAGAGCTGTGAAGCTTAGATATTGAATTTTCAGATAAATTGTAATGTAGCTGAACTTCTTTCTGCATTTGATGGTCTTTGGCAGCATCCAACTGGCTAAGTAGCACTAGAGTGTGATGGAAAGCAGAGGTACAGGGGCTACTTTTTTGCCCGTAGTAGCCATTATAGAGCTTTCATATTGCTAAAAAGTATGGACTTTGTTACGATTCGATGGGGATATCACATTTAATAAAGAAATAATTGTAGATTCCATTTTATATTGAATGTGAGAAAAACTTGAGTGAGGTATAAGTGTTGGTAAAGGAACATACATGCAGCATTGAATATGGAGGTCtctacaatttttaaaatagttgaATTTATGCTTTAACTTTAGGGCTGTGAGAGAACTTGTTGGAAGATGAAGACATTGTGTTTGATGACCTTGTGAAAAGTTATGAAAAGTGAAATGTGAATGGAAAaacttctataactcatctcacaTTGAAAACCTTTTATGACGTGCTTGCTCTGTAGTGATGGAGTTCAGCAGTTCAACCCATTGGCATGTCAGTTGGTTTTTGAAATTATCGTTCCACATTCCATATTTGTGTATTCAAGCTGTTAATAAgttgcattttaaatttgacATATTAGCTTTAAGTTTGCCAGCCTTTTTCTCTTTTCCACATTGGTCTGCTTGTGTCCTTTGGGTTGGTGTTCTGACGCACTACTGCTACTACTATTTTATGCAATAGGCCTTTGGAAGATGTGGACTCATCTCCTCCATGCATGGCTGACATTTTTAGATGCATGGGAAGGGTGGCTCGGGCTGCTTTATGTGCAATTGCAAGGCATCTTCGATTGCGAAGCGAGTGTGAACCTGACTATGATCTCTTTTcttttattgttattatcacTGTACAACTGTTATAAACATCCCTTTCGCTCTGTACTTACCACTTTATGCAATATCTGCAGTGCTTTTAATCATTTGCTTGATGATAGCCCGTTGCCTGCTAATGAGCCATCATCATCAGTTCTTGTCGCGACATACTCTCAATCATACTCAAAAGGAAAATGTGCTGTCAGTGGAGGGAGTTCATTGGGTTGTGAAGTGGAGAAGGGTTTGTTaacattaatttcttcagaTTCCTCTGGTCTTCaggttttcttttatttatgcttataaGCTAAAAACATGCTTAGTTTTTGTTAAGGATGTACTTTCAGATCTTTCTATTATGTGTGTTGGTTCATGGCCTTTTCATATTTTCAGGGCCTCATTGTGTTTCGTGGATTGAAAGTGTTATGGTTCTTAACATatcttttctttccttttttttttatcataggTGTGTGACCCCAATGGCCGTTGGTGTCAGGCAGATAGCGGTTTAGCACCTGGTGAACTTTTATTGCTTACAGGGAAGGCTCTCGGCTACATCACTGCTGGCCTTAGGCCCGCTGCTTCATATAGGACTGTGCTTGATAATTCTCTGACGACATCTTGTGGTGGAAGGTATACTTTTTTGGAAATGGTTAGATTGTTGATGTGATTTTCTACTGGACAAATTTTCTTACTGAGAGCCTGACTAACTACCATCTAGGACAGCACTGGCATTTAGGCTAATGCCACAATGCAATGCAATATTGGATTGCTCCTCAATTGCAACAGCGGGGAATGTAATTCCTGAACGCTTTGTGCCAATCTCTGTAAGCAGATTTATGGATGACCTTTCTGCCGAGGACGATGTTCCACATAACCATATTGATGATGTTTGTGTAAGAACTGTTCCTAGAACTTTT encodes the following:
- the LOC140979407 gene encoding uncharacterized protein yields the protein MVTMLQKHNPNPNPNPNPNPTIRSPNNHILENDLARIRLSDLLAYDGAPVGPYLRAVDALSASLGRMNAAVIVLGSDDAALIRCVIESSRFYFRTRVQTGKGARGVYTYRAGRPLEDVDSSPPCMADIFRCMGRVARAALCAIARHLRLRSDAFNHLLDDSPLPANEPSSSVLVATYSQSYSKGKCAVSGGSSLGCEVEKGLLTLISSDSSGLQVCDPNGRWCQADSGLAPGELLLLTGKALGYITAGLRPAASYRTVLDNSLTTSCGGRTALAFRLMPQCNAILDCSSIATAGNVIPERFVPISVSRFMDDLSAEDDVPHNHIDDVCIPRDNSNREPSLRTVLSDPLSGSFLDDAMLVSCGHSFGGLMLRRVIETSKCTLCNTEIDAASLIPNHALRAAALAVKQEDDRRLFHNAALRKRRKEVNEHRENGEVTVENGSPRALHYPFSVNEKVVIKGNRRTPGKLVGKEAVITSQCLNGWYLLKIIESGENVRLQYRSLRNVLASQDSEDRRDLQPAQNSS